In Geminocystis sp. NIES-3708, a single window of DNA contains:
- a CDS encoding rhodanese-related sulfurtransferase, which produces MNFTFASFYQFLVLDNLVDLQTEFLQWCNEKQIKGTILIAKEGINANIVGKKEDLEIVINKIKKILNYELLEIKYAIVESIPFERMKVKIKPEIITFGIPEADPNIQVGTYVKPKNWNKLISQPDVKVIDTRNEYEVKIGTFKKAENPHINSFKEFNDYIDSNLNPEKDEKVALFCTGGIRCEKVTALMLSKGFKEVYHLQGGILKYLEEIPSEESLWEGECFVFDERVAVKHGLEKGTYELCPETGEPILVNPKISDEDKSVN; this is translated from the coding sequence ATGAATTTTACATTTGCTTCCTTTTACCAGTTTTTAGTATTAGATAATCTTGTGGATTTACAGACTGAATTTTTACAATGGTGTAATGAAAAGCAGATTAAAGGTACAATTTTAATTGCAAAAGAAGGTATTAATGCTAACATTGTTGGAAAAAAAGAAGATCTCGAAATAGTAATAAATAAGATAAAAAAAATTCTTAACTATGAATTATTAGAAATTAAATATGCCATAGTAGAAAGTATCCCTTTTGAAAGAATGAAAGTTAAAATAAAGCCTGAAATTATTACTTTTGGCATTCCTGAAGCCGATCCTAATATTCAAGTTGGTACTTATGTCAAACCTAAAAATTGGAATAAATTAATTTCTCAACCAGATGTAAAAGTTATTGATACTCGCAATGAATATGAAGTAAAAATTGGAACATTTAAAAAAGCAGAAAATCCTCATATTAATTCTTTTAAAGAGTTTAATGATTATATAGACAGTAATTTAAATCCAGAAAAAGATGAGAAAGTTGCTTTATTTTGTACTGGGGGAATTCGTTGCGAAAAAGTTACTGCTTTAATGTTAAGTAAAGGTTTTAAAGAGGTTTATCATCTTCAAGGAGGTATTCTTAAATATTTAGAAGAAATCCCTTCAGAGGAGAGTTTATGGGAAGGGGAATGTTTTGTTTTTGATGAAAGAGTTGCGGTTAAACACGGGTTGGAAAAGGGTACGTATGAATTATGTCCTGAAACTGGTGAACCCATCTT
- a CDS encoding peroxiredoxin → MATLKIGDHAPNFTLSSATGENVSLNDFLGKKVVVIYFYPKDDTPGCTAESCAFRDNYDVFTDAGAEVIGISGDSVASHQQFASKYQLPFILLSDSQNQVRKLFDVPATLFVLPGRVTYVIDKKGIVRHIFNSMLDFQAHVDEAIKTIQAL, encoded by the coding sequence ATGGCAACTTTAAAAATAGGCGATCATGCACCAAATTTTACACTATCTTCAGCCACTGGAGAAAATGTTAGTTTAAACGACTTTCTCGGTAAAAAAGTAGTAGTTATCTATTTCTATCCTAAAGACGATACCCCCGGATGCACTGCTGAATCTTGTGCGTTTAGAGATAATTATGATGTCTTTACTGACGCTGGTGCTGAAGTTATCGGTATTAGCGGTGACTCCGTGGCATCTCATCAACAATTTGCTAGTAAATATCAATTACCATTCATTTTATTAAGCGATTCTCAAAACCAAGTCAGAAAATTGTTTGATGTTCCAGCAACTCTTTTTGTGTTACCCGGTAGAGTTACTTACGTTATCGATAAAAAAGGTATTGTGCGGCATATTTTTAATTCCATGTTAGATTTTCAAGCCCACGTAGATGAAGCTATAAAAACTATTCAAGCACTTTAG
- a CDS encoding 7-carboxy-7-deazaguanine synthase QueE, whose protein sequence is MLLINNKTNLEHQYFIVEMFHSIQGEGFWSGENSFFIRLAGCDVYCPWCDQKETWSMKKYPFLTLEKIINNLTNINTQHIIITGGEPLLHDLFPLTKSLKNLGYKTHLETSGSHIFSGEFDWVTFSPKPYKKPHESIYNQVSELKIVINDQNDLMWAESEAQKLPINIPKYLQPQWENPDSQELIFDYILNHPQWRLSLQTHKFLGVR, encoded by the coding sequence ATGTTATTAATCAATAATAAAACAAACTTAGAGCATCAATACTTCATTGTCGAAATGTTTCATTCTATACAAGGTGAAGGTTTTTGGAGTGGAGAAAATTCTTTTTTTATTCGTTTGGCAGGATGTGATGTTTATTGTCCTTGGTGTGATCAAAAAGAAACTTGGTCTATGAAAAAATATCCTTTCTTAACACTAGAAAAAATAATAAATAATTTAACTAATATTAATACTCAACATATCATTATTACTGGTGGTGAACCTTTATTACATGATCTGTTTCCTCTGACAAAAAGTCTTAAAAATTTAGGCTATAAAACTCATTTAGAAACTTCAGGATCTCATATATTTTCTGGAGAATTTGATTGGGTGACTTTTTCTCCTAAACCTTATAAAAAACCCCATGAAAGTATTTATAATCAGGTTAGTGAATTAAAAATAGTAATTAATGATCAAAATGATTTAATGTGGGCAGAATCTGAAGCACAAAAACTGCCTATTAATATTCCCAAATATTTACAACCCCAGTGGGAAAATCCTGATAGTCAAGAGCTGATTTTTGATTATATTCTCAATCATCCCCAATGGCGTTTAAGTCTGCAAACTCATAAATTTCTGGGTGTTAGATAA
- the ftsY gene encoding signal recognition particle-docking protein FtsY, translating to MFNWFRRNKDNKEEKQTTSPVVENYSTVEQTKTEEQNTNTSVADQQSLEWAKAAFANIQKQKQQQEVISKQEITPEFVAEELDNIESETLIDQDVTVAIDEKEIVEEIDEVEENIPAWLQKSDRLEVLKETAIEFEKELDEDFLWSAQVLASQGRSADDVSEDEFIWLKKLRQGLGKTRRNLINQLKSVVGQGPLNQEAVMEIEAMLLSADVGIEATDYIINTLQNKLKEEALPPEEAIAYLKQILQKVLDEPLKKFTKTQFEPVEGKLNIWLLTGVNGAGKTTTIGKLAHLAQTSGYKCVIAAADTFRAAAVEQVKVWGERTNTPVISNQGQNTDPAAVVFDGINAAIARNANLLLVDTAGRLQNKKNLMEELAKIRRIIDKKAENAHIESLLVLDATLGQNGLRQAQVFSESAQLTGVVLTKLDGTAKGGVALAVSQQLNLPIRFIGAGEGIEDLRPFSSYEFVEALLSA from the coding sequence ATGTTTAATTGGTTTCGTCGTAATAAAGATAATAAAGAAGAAAAACAAACAACATCTCCTGTGGTAGAAAATTATTCAACAGTGGAACAGACAAAAACAGAAGAACAAAATACAAATACTTCTGTAGCTGATCAACAATCATTAGAATGGGCAAAGGCAGCATTTGCTAACATTCAAAAACAAAAACAGCAACAAGAGGTAATTAGTAAACAAGAAATAACCCCTGAATTTGTAGCAGAAGAATTAGATAATATTGAGTCAGAAACATTAATTGATCAAGATGTTACTGTCGCTATCGATGAAAAAGAAATAGTTGAAGAAATTGACGAAGTTGAAGAAAATATCCCTGCTTGGTTGCAAAAATCTGATCGACTAGAGGTATTAAAAGAGACTGCTATTGAGTTTGAAAAAGAGCTAGACGAAGATTTTCTTTGGTCTGCTCAAGTTTTAGCCTCTCAAGGACGTTCAGCCGATGATGTGTCAGAAGATGAGTTTATTTGGCTCAAAAAACTACGTCAAGGTTTAGGTAAAACTCGTCGTAACTTAATCAATCAGTTGAAATCTGTTGTCGGACAAGGACCTCTCAATCAAGAGGCGGTAATGGAAATTGAGGCGATGTTGTTAAGTGCTGATGTAGGTATCGAAGCCACTGATTATATTATCAATACTCTACAAAATAAACTTAAAGAGGAAGCTTTACCCCCAGAAGAAGCGATCGCCTATTTGAAGCAAATTTTACAAAAAGTATTAGATGAGCCCCTCAAAAAATTTACCAAGACTCAATTTGAGCCGGTGGAAGGAAAACTTAACATCTGGCTTTTAACAGGGGTAAACGGTGCTGGAAAAACCACGACTATTGGCAAATTAGCTCACTTAGCACAAACATCAGGTTATAAATGTGTTATTGCCGCCGCTGACACCTTTCGAGCCGCGGCTGTTGAACAGGTAAAGGTTTGGGGTGAAAGAACCAATACTCCTGTAATCTCTAATCAAGGACAAAATACCGATCCTGCGGCTGTTGTTTTTGATGGTATTAATGCGGCGATCGCACGAAATGCTAATTTATTGTTAGTTGATACCGCAGGAAGATTACAAAATAAAAAGAATTTAATGGAAGAATTAGCCAAAATTCGCCGAATTATAGATAAAAAAGCAGAAAATGCTCATATCGAATCATTATTAGTGCTAGATGCCACTTTAGGACAAAACGGACTCAGACAAGCTCAAGTATTCTCTGAATCAGCACAATTAACGGGAGTTGTCTTAACAAAATTAGACGGCACGGCTAAAGGTGGTGTTGCCCTTGCCGTGTCTCAACAATTAAATTTACCCATACGCTTTATTGGTGCAGGAGAGGGAATTGAAGATTTACGCCCTTTTTCTAGCTATGAATTTGTGGAGGCTTTATTATCTGCATAA
- a CDS encoding aspartate kinase, giving the protein MALIVQKYGGSSVGSTDRIKSVSQRISRTVKEGNQVVVVVSAMGKTTDGLVKLAQEISTNPSRREMDMLLSTGEQVSISLLSMALQEIGQAAISLTGAQVGIVTEANYSKARILEIKSDRINGELAEGKVVVVAGFQGITNSENLEITTLGRGGSDTSAVALAVALQADCCEIYTDVPGILTTDPRIVPSAKLMTEITSDEMLELASLGAKVLHPRAVEIARNFGMPLVVKSSWTNDVGTKVISPPNQSRSLVGLEITKAVDAVQFDSDQAKIALLRVADRPGIAAKLFGEIARQNVDVDLIIQSIHEGNSNDIAFTVVKGVLPHAESVAMAIAPILDENGNTDILVEKKIAKIAIAGAGMIGRPGIAAKMFQSLASARVNIQMISTSEVKVSCIVDQDECDQAIAALCEAFEIDSSSILQEQTGSSTNLVPVRGVALDQNQAQLAILFVPDIPGMAAKIFAILAEENISVDMIIQSQRCRLVDGIPMRDIAFTVAQQDAQLARNALYKLQSDIQFREIVVDENIAKVSIVGSGMIGSPGVAAKFFEALAQEHINIYMITTSEIKISCVVSESQGIQALKAVHEAFGLSGDTTLEVPSKEG; this is encoded by the coding sequence ATGGCGCTAATTGTCCAAAAGTATGGTGGTAGCTCAGTAGGTTCAACGGATCGGATTAAATCCGTTAGTCAAAGAATTTCTCGTACTGTCAAAGAAGGAAATCAAGTGGTAGTAGTAGTTTCGGCTATGGGGAAAACTACTGATGGCTTGGTAAAATTAGCCCAGGAAATTTCTACGAATCCCAGTCGTCGAGAAATGGATATGTTACTTTCTACTGGGGAACAAGTTTCTATTTCTTTGTTAAGTATGGCGCTACAGGAAATCGGACAAGCCGCCATTTCTTTAACAGGTGCACAAGTCGGCATCGTCACAGAAGCAAATTATAGTAAGGCACGAATTTTAGAAATTAAATCTGATCGTATTAATGGAGAATTAGCAGAAGGTAAAGTCGTTGTCGTCGCTGGATTTCAAGGGATCACTAATTCAGAAAACTTAGAAATTACTACCTTAGGTAGAGGTGGCTCTGATACTTCTGCTGTCGCTTTAGCTGTTGCCCTTCAAGCAGATTGTTGTGAAATATATACTGATGTGCCTGGTATTTTAACGACAGATCCTCGTATCGTACCTTCAGCGAAATTAATGACGGAAATTACCAGTGATGAAATGCTGGAATTAGCTAGTTTGGGGGCAAAAGTATTACATCCTCGTGCCGTGGAAATTGCTCGTAATTTTGGTATGCCCTTAGTGGTAAAATCTAGTTGGACTAATGATGTCGGTACTAAAGTTATTTCTCCCCCTAATCAAAGTAGATCTCTTGTTGGGTTAGAAATTACTAAAGCAGTTGATGCCGTTCAATTTGATTCAGATCAAGCGAAAATTGCTCTTCTAAGGGTCGCCGATCGCCCCGGGATTGCGGCAAAACTGTTTGGGGAAATTGCCCGTCAAAACGTTGATGTGGACTTAATTATTCAATCCATTCACGAAGGAAATAGTAATGATATTGCTTTTACAGTCGTTAAAGGTGTTTTACCTCATGCCGAATCCGTAGCGATGGCGATCGCACCTATATTAGATGAAAATGGAAATACAGACATTTTAGTAGAGAAAAAAATTGCTAAAATTGCTATCGCTGGAGCAGGTATGATTGGAAGACCGGGTATTGCAGCGAAAATGTTTCAATCTTTAGCTTCCGCCCGTGTTAATATCCAAATGATTTCTACCTCAGAAGTTAAGGTTAGTTGTATTGTTGATCAAGATGAATGTGATCAGGCGATCGCCGCTTTATGTGAGGCTTTTGAGATTGATAGTTCTAGTATTTTACAAGAACAAACAGGATCTAGTACAAACTTAGTACCAGTAAGAGGAGTTGCCCTAGATCAAAATCAAGCTCAATTAGCGATTTTATTTGTTCCTGATATACCCGGTATGGCGGCGAAAATCTTTGCAATATTAGCAGAGGAAAATATCAGCGTTGATATGATTATTCAATCTCAAAGATGCCGTTTAGTAGATGGTATTCCTATGAGAGATATTGCCTTTACCGTTGCACAACAAGATGCACAACTAGCGAGAAATGCTCTTTATAAACTACAATCAGACATTCAATTTAGAGAAATAGTTGTCGATGAAAATATCGCTAAAGTAAGTATAGTGGGTTCAGGAATGATTGGTTCTCCGGGGGTTGCCGCGAAGTTTTTTGAAGCATTAGCACAGGAACATATAAATATTTATATGATTACGACTTCTGAAATTAAAATTAGTTGTGTTGTCTCTGAAAGTCAAGGTATTCAAGCCTTAAAAGCTGTTCATGAAGCCTTTGGTTTGAGCGGTGATACCACCTTAGAAGTACCATCAAAAGAGGGATAA
- a CDS encoding helix-turn-helix transcriptional regulator: protein MNVFSSAKPIKSTENKNDLILCKPHQIEPELIETCKTQILASDKAQKMAEFFSLLGDSNRLRILSVLAQQELCVCDLAATLDMSESAVSHQLRTLKVMRLVGYQKRGRKVFYHLLDHHVLELYRSVAEHLDETD from the coding sequence ATGAATGTTTTTTCTTCTGCTAAACCGATTAAATCGACCGAAAATAAAAATGATTTAATTCTTTGTAAACCTCATCAAATTGAACCAGAATTAATTGAGACGTGTAAGACTCAAATTTTAGCCAGTGATAAAGCTCAAAAAATGGCAGAGTTTTTCAGTTTATTAGGGGATTCTAACCGTTTGAGAATACTCTCAGTATTGGCACAACAGGAGTTATGCGTGTGTGATTTAGCGGCAACTTTAGACATGAGCGAATCAGCAGTATCTCATCAACTGCGAACCTTAAAGGTTATGCGTTTAGTCGGTTATCAAAAAAGAGGCAGAAAAGTTTTTTACCATCTTTTAGATCATCACGTTTTAGAATTATATCGTTCTGTAGCTGAACATCTTGATGAAACTGACTAA
- a CDS encoding metallothionein, which translates to MTTATVTQMKCACPSCLCIVDISSALEKDGQYFCSTACAQGHQNGEGCSHNGCGCHK; encoded by the coding sequence ATGACTACAGCAACAGTTACCCAAATGAAATGTGCTTGTCCTTCATGCTTGTGTATTGTTGATATTAGTAGTGCGTTAGAAAAAGACGGGCAGTATTTCTGTTCTACGGCTTGTGCACAGGGACATCAAAACGGAGAAGGTTGTTCTCATAATGGTTGTGGATGTCATAAATAA
- a CDS encoding bestrophin family protein, whose product MKINTLTVNRKSWFRALFRLNTSILPDVWEKSLFFGFFTFVIYILNHFGLPLNKSSLTSLIPTIVLSLLLVFRTNSANERFWEGRKLWGMIINTLRNLTWQIWINVKEVDADDRQRKIATLKLLTVFAISTKNHLRGEGINDEVKPLLSLNQYHHLQTSQHIPLQIAAYLGEYLREEYQRHNLDRYQLIAMQQLINILIDMVGGCERILKTPIPHSYNIHLQQFLFFYCLLLPFQSIEALRWISIPFVAIVSYVLYGIEAIANEIENPFGLDENDLPLDQICQNINQNIQDFILNQDRE is encoded by the coding sequence ATGAAAATAAATACTTTGACTGTCAACAGAAAATCTTGGTTTCGGGCTTTATTTAGGCTCAATACTTCGATTTTACCCGATGTTTGGGAAAAATCATTGTTTTTTGGTTTCTTTACTTTTGTGATTTATATTCTCAACCATTTTGGTTTACCTTTAAATAAATCTTCTTTAACTAGCTTAATTCCAACTATTGTCTTAAGTTTATTATTAGTATTTCGCACTAATTCCGCTAATGAACGTTTTTGGGAAGGCAGAAAGTTATGGGGTATGATAATTAATACCCTCAGAAATCTGACATGGCAAATTTGGATTAATGTTAAAGAGGTTGATGCTGATGATAGACAAAGAAAAATTGCTACTCTTAAGCTATTAACCGTCTTTGCTATCTCAACTAAAAATCATTTACGAGGAGAGGGTATAAATGACGAAGTCAAACCTTTGTTATCTTTGAATCAATATCATCATCTACAAACCAGTCAACATATACCTTTACAAATAGCAGCTTATTTAGGAGAATATTTGAGGGAAGAATATCAACGCCATAATCTTGATCGTTATCAATTAATAGCGATGCAACAATTAATTAATATCTTAATCGATATGGTCGGAGGTTGTGAAAGAATTTTAAAAACTCCTATTCCTCATTCCTATAATATTCATCTTCAACAATTTTTATTTTTTTATTGTCTATTATTGCCTTTTCAATCCATTGAAGCGTTAAGATGGATTAGTATTCCTTTTGTAGCAATTGTTAGTTATGTTTTATATGGTATTGAAGCCATTGCTAATGAAATTGAAAATCCTTTTGGTCTGGATGAAAATGATTTACCATTAGATCAAATATGTCAAAATATTAATCAAAATATTCAGGATTTTATTCTTAATCAAGATCGAGAATAA
- the sppA gene encoding signal peptide peptidase SppA, with product MKQFFKQTLASFVGSLAGLFFFFALSGGGLLIFILALLLSNNNPKIENQSVLVFNLNTQINDYQSGTDLSSILSENNQTLTLREVTTAINKAAKDNRIKALYLDGSRGNITAGYANLTEIRNALENFKASGKKIIAYNVSHNEADYFLTSIASEINLNPIGELEMNGFASSQLFFASALKKYGIGAQVIRVGKFKSAVEPFSLDNYSKESEAQTTELIKDLWDSYLENITKNRPLKTGEINNIADNKGILLAQQAQDLKLVDKLRYQDEIITQLKDITNTKNQDSFREITIQDYLAANPADDINSNNQIAILYLEGSIVDGEGRIGEIGSQRFVAEIRKIRQDKNIKGVIARINSPGGSAIASELILRELQLTAKKKPLVISMGNVAASGGYWIATAGERIFASNNTITGSIGVLSILFNVEKIAQDNGINNGVIKTNEFANLGNGFNAKNEAELNIFQQNVDHIYELFLERVSTARNLPISKVAEIAQGRVWSGKSAQKIGLVDEIGGLDKSIEYLTEKLQLNNNYQVVSFPEQITWEGQLLNRLSNSQINSNFSDKEKLAQIIWELNTELQLTNIIENPNQIYTILPFKLNIK from the coding sequence ATGAAACAATTTTTTAAACAAACTTTAGCTAGTTTTGTCGGTAGTTTAGCTGGATTATTTTTCTTTTTCGCCTTAAGTGGAGGCGGATTATTAATTTTTATTTTAGCTTTATTATTATCAAATAATAATCCAAAAATTGAAAATCAATCTGTATTAGTTTTTAATCTTAATACTCAAATTAATGATTATCAGTCTGGTACTGATTTATCCTCAATTTTAAGTGAAAATAATCAAACTTTAACGTTGAGGGAAGTAACTACTGCCATCAATAAAGCGGCGAAAGATAATCGTATTAAAGCTTTATACTTAGACGGAAGTAGGGGAAATATTACTGCTGGTTATGCTAATTTAACGGAAATTAGAAATGCTTTAGAAAATTTTAAAGCTAGTGGAAAAAAAATCATTGCTTATAATGTTTCTCATAATGAAGCAGATTACTTTTTAACTTCTATTGCTAGTGAAATTAATTTGAATCCCATTGGTGAATTAGAGATGAATGGTTTTGCCTCTTCTCAATTATTTTTTGCTTCAGCTTTAAAAAAATATGGCATTGGTGCTCAAGTAATTCGAGTAGGAAAATTTAAGTCTGCTGTCGAGCCTTTTTCTCTTGATAATTATAGTAAAGAAAGTGAAGCTCAAACTACAGAATTAATAAAGGATTTATGGGATTCTTATTTGGAAAATATTACAAAAAATCGTCCTTTAAAAACAGGAGAAATTAATAATATTGCTGATAATAAAGGTATTTTATTGGCACAACAAGCACAGGATTTAAAATTAGTTGATAAATTGCGTTATCAAGATGAAATTATTACTCAATTAAAAGATATTACTAATACAAAAAATCAAGATTCTTTTCGAGAAATTACTATTCAAGATTATTTAGCGGCTAATCCTGCTGATGATATTAATAGTAATAATCAAATTGCAATTCTTTATCTTGAAGGTTCTATTGTTGATGGTGAAGGTAGAATTGGTGAAATAGGAAGTCAGCGTTTTGTGGCGGAAATTAGAAAAATTCGTCAAGATAAAAATATAAAAGGCGTTATTGCAAGGATAAACAGCCCCGGAGGAAGTGCTATTGCCTCAGAATTAATTTTAAGAGAATTACAATTGACGGCGAAGAAAAAACCTTTAGTTATTTCGATGGGAAATGTTGCCGCATCGGGTGGTTATTGGATAGCTACCGCAGGAGAAAGAATTTTTGCTAGTAATAATACTATTACAGGTTCGATTGGTGTACTTAGTATTTTATTCAATGTAGAAAAAATTGCTCAAGATAATGGTATTAATAATGGCGTAATCAAAACTAATGAATTTGCGAATCTTGGTAATGGTTTTAATGCTAAAAATGAAGCTGAATTAAATATTTTTCAGCAAAATGTAGATCACATTTATGAGTTGTTTTTAGAAAGAGTTTCTACAGCAAGAAATTTACCCATTTCTAAAGTAGCAGAAATTGCACAAGGTAGAGTTTGGTCAGGAAAATCAGCTCAAAAAATTGGTTTAGTTGATGAAATTGGTGGATTAGATAAATCTATCGAATATTTAACTGAAAAACTCCAATTAAATAATAACTATCAAGTAGTATCTTTTCCTGAACAAATAACTTGGGAAGGACAATTATTGAATAGATTAAGTAATAGTCAAATAAATAGTAATTTTAGTGATAAAGAAAAATTAGCTCAAATAATTTGGGAATTAAATACCGAATTACAATTAACTAATATTATTGAAAATCCAAATCAAATTTATACCATTTTACCCTTTAAATTAAATATTAAATAA
- a CDS encoding methylenetetrahydrofolate reductase translates to MNHFQKAIANKEFLITAEVTPPKGGNPQRMLEVAELLKNRVHAVNITDGSRAVLRMSSIAACYLLLQRGIEPICQVTGRDRNAIALQADLMGAYALGIRNILALTGDPLKAGDHPKSKAVFELESVRLLQLIEQLNKGFDINNKPLTDGNLDLFAGAAVDPQSNSWSGLQRRFEAKLLAGAKFFQSQLITDFDKLDLFMNQVAIGCDRPILAGIFLLKSAKNALFINKNVPGVNIPETIIKRLEKAEKPLEEGIKIAAEQIKLAKNICQGVHLMAVKKEDLIPEILDLAQIKAISNS, encoded by the coding sequence ATGAATCATTTTCAAAAGGCGATCGCCAATAAAGAGTTTTTAATCACAGCCGAGGTAACACCGCCAAAAGGTGGCAATCCTCAAAGAATGTTAGAGGTGGCAGAATTATTAAAAAATCGTGTTCATGCGGTTAATATTACTGATGGTAGTCGTGCTGTTTTGAGAATGTCATCTATCGCCGCTTGTTATTTACTTTTACAAAGGGGAATTGAGCCGATTTGTCAGGTAACTGGTAGAGATAGAAATGCTATTGCTTTACAAGCCGATTTAATGGGTGCTTATGCTTTAGGAATTAGAAACATTTTAGCTTTAACGGGTGATCCTTTAAAGGCAGGAGATCATCCCAAATCTAAAGCAGTTTTTGAGCTTGAATCTGTTCGATTATTACAGTTAATTGAGCAATTAAATAAAGGTTTTGATATTAATAATAAGCCTTTAACTGATGGTAATTTAGACTTGTTTGCTGGTGCTGCCGTTGATCCTCAATCTAATAGCTGGTCAGGATTACAGCGTCGTTTTGAAGCTAAATTATTAGCAGGAGCGAAGTTTTTTCAAAGTCAATTAATCACTGATTTTGATAAATTAGATCTGTTTATGAATCAAGTTGCGATAGGATGCGATCGCCCAATTTTAGCGGGAATATTCTTATTAAAAAGTGCAAAAAATGCGTTATTTATTAATAAAAATGTGCCAGGAGTTAACATACCAGAAACCATAATTAAAAGACTAGAAAAAGCTGAAAAACCTCTAGAAGAAGGAATAAAAATTGCCGCCGAGCAAATAAAATTAGCAAAAAATATTTGTCAAGGAGTGCATTTAATGGCAGTTAAAAAAGAGGATTTAATCCCAGAAATATTAGATTTAGCACAAATAAAAGCTATTTCTAATTCTTAA
- the trpS gene encoding tryptophan--tRNA ligase encodes MTKKRVLSGVQPTGNLHIGNYLGAIRNWVELQPDYDNFFCVVDLHAITVPHNPATLARDTYTIAALYLACGIDLKYSTIFVQSHVTAHSELAWLLNCVTPLNWLERMIQFKEKAVKQGENVSVGLLDYPILMAADILLYDADQVPVGEDQKQHLELTRDIAIRVNDKFAAEDKPIFKIPDPLIRKEGARIMSLADGTKKMSKSDPSELSRISLLDTPDDIKKKIKKCKTDPIMGLNFADDRPECNNLLGLYGILTGKSKEEVTLECSDMGWGKFKPLLTDATINALTPIQTKYQEIMADKTYLDSVLKEGKEKAENVANITLKRVKNALGYLVINS; translated from the coding sequence ATGACCAAAAAGCGTGTATTATCAGGAGTACAACCCACAGGAAATTTACATATCGGCAATTATTTAGGTGCTATTCGTAACTGGGTTGAATTGCAACCTGACTATGATAATTTTTTCTGTGTCGTTGATTTACACGCTATTACAGTGCCTCATAATCCTGCTACTTTAGCACGAGACACTTATACCATCGCCGCTTTATATTTAGCTTGTGGTATCGATTTGAAATATTCTACTATTTTTGTTCAATCTCATGTTACTGCTCATAGTGAATTGGCATGGTTATTAAACTGTGTTACGCCTCTTAATTGGTTAGAACGAATGATCCAATTTAAGGAAAAAGCCGTTAAACAAGGGGAAAATGTTAGTGTTGGTTTATTAGATTATCCTATTTTAATGGCGGCAGATATATTATTATATGATGCAGATCAAGTACCCGTTGGAGAAGATCAAAAACAACATTTAGAATTAACTAGAGATATTGCTATTCGTGTTAACGATAAATTTGCTGCTGAAGATAAACCTATATTTAAAATACCAGATCCTTTAATCAGAAAAGAAGGTGCAAGAATAATGAGTCTTGCTGATGGCACCAAAAAAATGTCTAAATCTGATCCTTCGGAGTTAAGTAGAATTAGTTTATTAGATACTCCTGATGATATTAAGAAAAAGATCAAAAAATGTAAAACTGATCCCATTATGGGCTTAAATTTTGCAGATGATCGCCCTGAATGTAATAATTTATTAGGATTATATGGTATTTTAACAGGTAAAAGTAAAGAAGAAGTAACCCTAGAATGTAGCGACATGGGCTGGGGTAAATTTAAACCTTTGTTAACCGATGCCACTATTAATGCTTTAACTCCTATTCAAACTAAATATCAGGAAATCATGGCTGATAAAACTTATTTAGATTCTGTGTTAAAAGAAGGAAAAGAAAAAGCTGAAAATGTCGCAAATATAACCTTAAAACGAGTTAAAAATGCTTTGGGATATTTGGTAATTAACAGTTAA